A window from Leptospira wolffii serovar Khorat str. Khorat-H2 encodes these proteins:
- the recA gene encoding recombinase RecA, which produces MKKQKEEAQGLDDSKRQAIDQAVTQIEKQFGKGSIMRLGSAAASSVAPVIPTGSLDLDIALGIGGYPLGRIVEIYGPESSGKTTLTLSAIAEAQKRGGVAAFIDAEHALDPSYAKKLGVNLEELLVSQPDNGEEALEICESLVRSNAIDIVVLDSVAALVPKAEIEGDMGDSHMGLQARLMSQALRKLTGTISKSKTVVVFINQIRMKIGVMFGSPETTTGGNALKFYSTIRLDIRKIETLKEKEEATGNRVRVKVVKNKMAPPFRQAEFDIIYNTGISRESSLVDLGVKHDIISKSGAWYSYNTEKIGQGKEAAKEYLRANPEIAFQIENMVRDLNGLPPLPPDGKPLPAAPNENTQKAAG; this is translated from the coding sequence ATGAAAAAGCAGAAAGAAGAAGCCCAGGGTTTGGACGATTCCAAACGCCAAGCGATCGACCAAGCCGTTACCCAAATTGAAAAGCAATTTGGAAAAGGATCCATCATGCGTTTGGGATCCGCGGCAGCCAGTTCCGTAGCCCCGGTGATTCCTACCGGATCTCTGGATTTGGATATTGCCTTAGGCATTGGCGGTTATCCGTTGGGACGTATCGTAGAAATCTACGGACCGGAATCTTCCGGTAAAACAACCCTTACGCTGTCCGCCATTGCGGAGGCGCAAAAAAGAGGGGGCGTCGCAGCTTTCATCGATGCGGAGCACGCATTGGATCCTTCCTACGCCAAAAAGCTAGGCGTAAACCTGGAAGAACTTTTGGTTTCCCAGCCGGATAACGGAGAGGAAGCATTAGAAATTTGTGAATCCTTGGTCCGAAGCAACGCGATCGATATCGTGGTTTTAGACTCCGTAGCTGCTTTGGTTCCTAAGGCGGAAATCGAAGGCGATATGGGGGATTCCCATATGGGCCTACAAGCAAGACTTATGTCCCAAGCCTTAAGGAAACTTACTGGAACGATTTCCAAGTCCAAGACGGTAGTCGTATTCATCAACCAGATTCGTATGAAAATCGGAGTCATGTTCGGTTCTCCGGAAACGACCACTGGTGGAAACGCTTTAAAGTTCTATAGTACGATCCGTCTGGATATTCGTAAGATCGAAACCTTAAAGGAAAAGGAAGAAGCAACCGGAAACCGGGTCCGTGTAAAAGTTGTAAAAAACAAGATGGCCCCTCCTTTCCGTCAGGCGGAATTCGACATAATCTATAACACCGGAATCAGTCGAGAAAGTTCTCTCGTTGACTTGGGCGTAAAACACGACATTATTAGTAAATCCGGAGCCTGGTATTCCTATAATACGGAAAAGATCGGGCAAGGTAAGGAAGCGGCCAAAGAGTATCTTAGGGCCAATCCGGAGATCGCTTTCCAGATAGAAAATATGGTTAGGGATCTGAACGGACTTCCTCCGCTACCGCCGGACGGGAAACCCCTCCCCGCTGCACCGAATGAAAACACACAAAAGGCTGCAGGATAA
- the argC gene encoding N-acetyl-gamma-glutamyl-phosphate reductase, translated as MSEISIIGAGGFTGKELLGLLANHPKWKAVHVTSDKLAGKSLSEVFPDLVYPKNLIFKRHEDELPKGSLVVLAVPNEAALELAPKFLNAGHKVIDLSGVYRLHDKELFEKAYKLTHTSFELTNKAVFGIPEIFRDKLKGADFVSNPGCFSTSVILSLYLLGDLRKKIRPRIIADCKSGISGAGGRVEDGGYSFNSVYENFRAYKVLSHQHEPEIREYCFAGSGLPLPEVLFVPHLLPVYRGILSTIYLEAESDDLPVLETMRSLAEKEPFLRIRNTPEEIDLAKVSQTNFLDIGVRQRGNTITIVSALDNLMKGAASQALQNINLMLGESEILGLLP; from the coding sequence ATGTCCGAAATCAGCATTATAGGAGCCGGAGGATTCACCGGTAAGGAACTCTTAGGTCTCTTAGCCAATCATCCCAAATGGAAAGCCGTTCATGTCACCAGCGATAAGCTCGCAGGAAAATCGCTGTCCGAAGTATTCCCCGATCTGGTTTATCCTAAAAATCTAATATTCAAACGCCATGAGGACGAATTGCCCAAGGGCTCCTTAGTGGTTTTGGCCGTTCCGAACGAGGCCGCCCTGGAATTGGCGCCGAAATTCCTGAATGCAGGTCATAAGGTAATCGATCTTTCCGGGGTATATAGACTCCACGATAAGGAATTATTCGAGAAAGCTTACAAACTCACTCATACCAGCTTCGAATTGACGAACAAAGCCGTCTTCGGAATCCCCGAGATATTCAGGGACAAATTGAAAGGAGCGGATTTCGTTTCCAATCCGGGCTGTTTCTCCACTTCGGTTATTCTTTCCCTTTACCTTTTAGGGGATCTGAGAAAAAAAATCCGGCCAAGAATCATTGCCGATTGCAAATCCGGAATCAGCGGTGCAGGAGGAAGAGTGGAAGACGGAGGCTATTCTTTCAATAGCGTCTACGAAAACTTCCGTGCTTACAAAGTCCTGAGCCACCAACATGAGCCGGAAATACGGGAGTATTGTTTTGCAGGATCCGGACTTCCTCTTCCTGAAGTATTATTTGTTCCTCATTTACTTCCGGTATACCGGGGGATTCTTTCCACCATATACCTGGAAGCGGAATCGGACGATCTTCCCGTTCTGGAGACAATGCGTTCTCTTGCGGAAAAAGAACCGTTCCTTCGAATCAGAAACACTCCGGAAGAAATCGATCTAGCGAAAGTGAGCCAAACGAACTTTTTGGATATAGGAGTTCGCCAAAGAGGAAATACGATCACAATCGTTTCCGCCTTGGACAATTTGATGAAAGGCGCCGCGAGCCAAGCATTACAGAATATCAATCTAATGCTCGGAGAGTCCGAGATTTTAGGGCTCCTTCCTTAA
- a CDS encoding TldD/PmbA family protein, giving the protein MELEEAAQFVLEEGKRLGLGSFDLIATDSEDIGIEVFQGRITSTETSRSRGVGIRVFNNSRPGYSYSERFSKQALSQMVRDAMDQTEITDPVDIELPYPQALPNLDLKHFNPELESLGFDWMRKLGLELDEAAWASDSRVENVPHVGVGKSRSQSLIANSKGIFVKKESNVAYTGTGLVVASGENKKMGSYYRSGRDLSQFDPKRIAKEASLRGTELLDAKPLSSGVYTVVLSNRISAQLVGMFSSPYFADAVQKGQSRLLGKLGKEIASPIFNIYCEAHIPDYPGSRLIDAEGIPTSERTTVVEKGVLGAYLYNLESAKKDGVPPSGHGVRSYSGRAGTSFSNLIVPKGEKNRADLLSSANHCILVTKLEGGAGCSAVSGEISIGIQGIYYKNGKPQHAVDRITMNTNYFDLLLKIGGISNEYSDSYSSIKVPDLLLEEIHIAG; this is encoded by the coding sequence ATGGAGCTGGAAGAAGCCGCTCAGTTCGTTTTGGAAGAAGGAAAGCGTCTCGGGCTCGGCAGTTTCGATTTGATCGCTACTGATTCCGAAGATATCGGAATCGAAGTCTTCCAAGGTAGGATTACCTCCACGGAAACGTCTCGGTCAAGAGGCGTGGGTATACGAGTTTTCAATAATTCCAGGCCGGGATACTCTTATAGCGAGAGATTCAGTAAGCAAGCCCTTTCTCAGATGGTAAGGGACGCTATGGACCAGACGGAAATCACGGATCCTGTGGACATAGAGCTTCCTTATCCCCAAGCTTTACCTAATTTGGATCTGAAACATTTTAATCCAGAACTGGAGTCTTTAGGCTTCGATTGGATGCGTAAATTGGGATTGGAGTTGGACGAGGCAGCTTGGGCTTCCGATTCCAGAGTGGAGAATGTTCCGCATGTAGGCGTAGGCAAAAGCCGCTCCCAAAGTTTGATTGCGAACTCGAAAGGAATATTCGTAAAAAAGGAATCCAATGTGGCCTACACTGGTACGGGACTCGTGGTTGCTTCCGGAGAAAATAAAAAAATGGGAAGTTACTATCGTTCCGGTCGAGATCTCTCCCAATTCGATCCCAAACGGATCGCGAAGGAAGCCTCTCTGAGAGGAACGGAACTTCTGGACGCAAAACCGCTTTCGAGCGGAGTCTATACCGTCGTTTTAAGTAATAGAATCAGCGCTCAACTCGTCGGAATGTTCTCTTCTCCTTATTTTGCGGATGCGGTTCAGAAGGGACAGTCTAGATTACTCGGAAAACTGGGAAAAGAGATCGCATCTCCAATATTTAATATTTATTGTGAAGCTCATATTCCGGATTATCCAGGTTCCCGGTTGATAGATGCGGAAGGCATACCTACTTCCGAGCGAACCACTGTGGTGGAAAAAGGAGTCTTAGGAGCCTACCTTTATAATTTGGAATCTGCGAAGAAAGACGGTGTTCCTCCGAGTGGTCACGGCGTACGATCCTATTCAGGAAGAGCAGGGACATCCTTCTCTAATCTAATCGTTCCCAAAGGAGAGAAGAATCGGGCGGACCTTCTATCCTCCGCGAATCATTGCATATTAGTTACCAAACTGGAAGGTGGAGCGGGTTGTAGCGCCGTATCCGGAGAGATTTCGATCGGAATCCAAGGAATCTATTATAAGAACGGAAAACCGCAACATGCGGTGGATCGGATCACTATGAACACAAATTATTTCGATCTGCTCCTTAAAATCGGAGGAATCTCGAACGAATACTCGGATAGTTATTCCTCTATCAAGGTGCCCGATCTTCTTTTGGAAGAAATCCATATCGCCGGTTGA
- a CDS encoding TldD/PmbA family protein: MNQTQIESLIEAGKSRKADFVEIYEEESRNSSIALRDQKIEQSLAATDYGIGIRLVYGTDVLYAYTSNDDKDHLLSLIHLLADSRGEAKNAPGGFKLTGQPAKANFGKNIHDPRKVPPFRRLEILQTADDIARKVSSKIVQVGVSASDIVTNVLIANSEGLWVEDLRIRSRFFLSVTAEKDGERFVASESPGAVRGFEFFEGLPVENLARRAGERAMFMLDAGYIEGKRMPVVMGNGFGGVIFHEACGHPLETEAIRKKSSPFVGKLGEAIAQSCLTAYDDGTIEEQYGSLTVDDEGMPTQKTLLIEKGILKGYLADRIGAQETGVPRTGSGRRESYQYAPVSRMRNTYIAAGSDRLDDMLASVDFGLYAKRMGGGSVNPATGEFNFAVEEGYVIRNGKIAEPVRGATLIGKGHEILPRISMVGEDLELAAGTCGASSGSIPVTVGQPSLKVDEILVGGR; the protein is encoded by the coding sequence ATGAATCAAACTCAGATAGAATCTCTCATAGAAGCGGGCAAGTCCCGGAAAGCGGACTTTGTGGAAATCTACGAAGAAGAATCCCGCAATTCATCCATCGCATTAAGGGATCAGAAAATCGAACAATCTCTCGCAGCTACGGATTATGGAATCGGAATCCGGCTGGTTTACGGCACCGACGTTTTATACGCATATACGAGTAACGATGATAAGGATCACCTTCTTTCTCTCATTCATCTATTGGCGGATTCCAGGGGAGAAGCTAAGAATGCTCCCGGCGGTTTCAAATTAACGGGACAACCCGCAAAAGCGAACTTCGGAAAGAATATCCACGACCCCAGAAAGGTCCCGCCTTTCAGAAGGTTGGAGATCCTACAGACCGCGGACGATATCGCGAGAAAGGTATCCTCTAAGATCGTTCAAGTGGGAGTGAGTGCCTCCGATATAGTGACTAACGTTTTAATCGCGAATTCGGAAGGGCTTTGGGTGGAGGATCTTCGTATTCGTAGTCGATTCTTTCTTTCGGTGACTGCGGAGAAGGATGGAGAAAGATTCGTTGCTAGCGAATCTCCCGGTGCGGTTAGAGGATTCGAATTTTTCGAAGGACTACCCGTTGAGAATCTGGCAAGGAGAGCCGGAGAAAGAGCGATGTTCATGTTGGATGCGGGTTATATAGAAGGTAAAAGAATGCCCGTGGTCATGGGGAACGGGTTCGGAGGAGTGATTTTTCACGAAGCATGCGGTCATCCTCTAGAAACAGAAGCGATCCGAAAAAAATCCTCACCCTTTGTCGGGAAGTTGGGAGAAGCGATCGCTCAGTCCTGTCTGACTGCGTACGACGACGGAACGATAGAAGAGCAATACGGATCCCTTACAGTGGACGACGAAGGGATGCCGACTCAGAAGACCCTTCTCATCGAAAAAGGAATTCTAAAAGGTTATTTAGCGGATCGTATCGGTGCCCAGGAAACGGGTGTGCCCAGAACCGGAAGCGGGAGAAGAGAGTCGTACCAATATGCTCCCGTATCCCGTATGAGAAACACATATATCGCGGCCGGTTCGGATCGTTTGGACGATATGTTAGCCTCTGTGGATTTCGGTCTATATGCCAAGCGTATGGGCGGAGGATCTGTGAATCCGGCCACTGGAGAATTCAATTTCGCGGTAGAAGAAGGTTACGTTATCCGTAACGGAAAGATTGCGGAACCGGTAAGAGGGGCCACTCTGATAGGTAAGGGGCATGAGATCCTTCCAAGAATCTCCATGGTGGGCGAGGATTTGGAATTGGCCGCTGGAACCTGCGGAGCCTCGTCCGGATCCATACCGGTTACGGTCGGTCAACCTTCCTTGAAAGTGGATGAAATTCTCGTGGGAGGACGTTAA
- a CDS encoding HIT family protein — protein sequence MSENPDCPICKIHAEEKILGFLFKNRSFLVRHAPEDKKIPGYLYVELLSHREKYSEWDSKEFEDLGEALRSATDWIQSRYSPPKIYTVLVAEKVAHMHFHLVPRFEDLKGPEYIRLALEGLAPAPVGIAFPEFA from the coding sequence TTGTCCGAAAATCCGGATTGCCCGATTTGTAAGATTCACGCCGAGGAAAAGATCCTCGGCTTCCTATTTAAAAATCGTTCCTTCCTCGTCAGGCATGCCCCCGAAGATAAAAAAATTCCAGGTTATCTTTATGTTGAGCTTCTTTCTCATAGGGAAAAATATTCCGAATGGGACTCTAAAGAATTCGAGGACTTGGGAGAAGCGCTTCGGTCTGCGACGGATTGGATCCAGAGTCGCTATTCTCCTCCTAAGATCTATACGGTTCTCGTTGCAGAGAAGGTAGCGCATATGCATTTTCATTTGGTTCCCAGATTCGAGGATCTAAAAGGACCGGAGTACATTCGTCTGGCCTTGGAAGGACTGGCTCCGGCCCCGGTCGGGATCGCATTTCCCGAGTTCGCATAA
- a CDS encoding alpha-2-macroglobulin family protein, which yields MRFSFLRFFPLFIFCFFLTSVSGQGGKVQFSFSPQGEIKKVGQVQVLFREPMVPLGDPKRAVSPFTIDCPVQGEERWVTETDWVYEFSSPLEGGVSCKFTTKAIRSLAGNTLTPGVAYSFHTGGPLVSRMAPYYYSPISEDQIFVLEFDTEPKLSDVSEKIWFALEGLGNKIPVRLLQGKDREKILNISGFDTGSKKTIVFASRQIFPANSKLRLIVEKGFRSASGVASSSDWAQNFDVRAAFTASLNCERVQANSGCTPVSPVNVQFSAPVSKVWKNQIHLKTTDGKVIPVAKNQSDSEEENSFYSLSFSSPLPPNAELQLVLPKGIVDDMGRPLQNFASFPLPFKTEDFPPLAKFSSDFGVLEKFPEALLPVTVRNIEAPVFAQHLNPLSPEGEGELIHEQWGKLSSKGKEFLGNVFGKDEEKKPSGGKPLQAQSIVIGPSDVKNLMHWYRKGREYDHEKSVFESLDQKKLKFGIPSPNGQKRFEVIGIPLKKSGLHIVEIESPILGESLHENKKPYYVRTAALVTNLSLHFKWGKSSSLVWATSLDKGLPMEGVEIGIYDCNANLIYQGTTDSSGLFSFSNKNNGAEDKTCSNSPFYSGLFLVGKKGDDFTFLHSSWQDGIETWRYNLSGGSYDGDYRYKTVLDRPLFREGETVHMNHIVRKTDPFGFEYPKNPEIPTAVIVQHEASGQKFEIPVRWSSSFTGETEFPIPKDVILGEYSVYLKLPQDRTVQSGRFTVAQFRLPLLKGELQADSAKLVSPKEVPISGSISYLSGGKAGLLPITLRSSLRNIGGAKFASYPEFEFSNGTAVSAFSRYDYGDVEEGTAASSRQEFGQIKTKTDENGFLSEKVSIPRKLDGVHSLEMEMEWKDPNGEIQTVGRSFRLLPSSYLVAIQNDGWVAVKNKIRSKVIVVDSSGSPVSGKSVKVKGWGVRYISHRKRIVGGYYAYDHRLEKKDLGEVCSGSTDSLGRLDCQGAVSQAGQIYLEARVEGEESYAHTSVWVVNEKDLWFGSTDHDRMDLIPEKKKYEPGDTAKFQVRMPFKAATALVTVEREGVFRSFIRNLSGNEPVVEIPLEKHYGPNVFVSVLAVRGRVEAPKPTALIDLAKPAFRLGFAEIQVGWKPYELDLKVSSDKQEYRPREKARVKIKLSETDRANWKGAKITIAAVDESLLELKQNLSWDLLSAMMGPRGLSVRTSTAQMFVVGRRHFGLKSLPPGGGGGQSSTRELFDTLLFWKTDLEPNSDGELDLEIPLNDSLTSFRIVAIGLSGENRFGSASTSIRSSKEILAYASASPFVRESDRIQAGVSLKNTTTKPISIDVSADTNPNLGLQKKNITLGPNASGVVLWDFEVPKNLTSVRYEFQTTADSIGFKDKFVFQQKVEGSVPLQTLQANFYQLKPNAEIPLEEPADAEPNRGKVDVSLAPSLVSGPLEGIKGYMSAYPYDCLEQKLSRAVSLNDPGLWKETVGKLPKYLDSDGLLRFFPDSYSYGSVALTSYALLLASEAKWEIPEKPKQAMIGALNRFIDGTLYRSSPLVSTDTMLRKITALEAVSKYGSVESSKIRAVQTDPNRLPVESLISLRNLYRQTNWDSGQRKKLDEVLRSKLRIQGSSYELSGDGSYLWWLLSSRDTASARLLNSIMEDGTWKEETPKLLRGLLNQSTRGKFDLTTANAFASIALRRYGNIFESGEVSGTAKLKLDSQSGQFDWKNKEGTVSFEFPKGKSKLEVKQEGSGEPYAYVKTISAIPLKKPIYSGLRLEKEILDQDGKPKTSFKEGDIVRVRLKIKSEFSISWLVLKDPVPGGATILGSGLGRDSSLLSETVKQNYWDSPSFVERKFEGMTAYYEYFFPGETSFEYMYRINSPGKFNLPPTRLEAMYQPELFSVIPNTDQVVSPTK from the coding sequence TTGCGCTTCTCATTTCTTCGTTTTTTCCCTCTATTCATTTTTTGTTTTTTTCTGACCTCCGTTTCCGGCCAAGGAGGGAAGGTCCAATTCTCCTTTTCCCCACAGGGAGAGATCAAAAAGGTCGGTCAGGTTCAGGTCTTGTTTAGGGAACCTATGGTTCCCTTGGGAGATCCGAAAAGAGCTGTCTCTCCTTTTACGATCGATTGTCCCGTCCAAGGAGAAGAAAGATGGGTAACGGAGACGGATTGGGTATACGAATTTTCCTCTCCTTTGGAGGGAGGAGTCTCTTGCAAATTCACTACGAAAGCGATTCGGTCTCTGGCGGGGAATACCTTAACTCCGGGTGTGGCTTATTCTTTTCATACGGGAGGGCCCTTGGTTTCCCGGATGGCTCCGTATTATTATAGCCCTATCTCGGAAGATCAGATTTTTGTTTTGGAATTCGACACGGAACCTAAGCTTTCCGACGTATCCGAGAAGATCTGGTTCGCTTTGGAAGGATTGGGGAATAAAATTCCTGTCCGACTCTTGCAGGGTAAGGATCGGGAAAAGATACTGAACATTTCCGGCTTCGATACAGGATCCAAAAAGACGATCGTATTCGCATCGAGGCAAATATTTCCCGCTAATTCCAAACTGAGACTGATCGTCGAGAAGGGATTTCGTTCCGCTTCGGGCGTAGCAAGTTCCTCGGATTGGGCCCAGAATTTCGACGTTCGAGCCGCATTTACAGCTTCCTTAAATTGCGAAAGAGTGCAAGCCAATTCAGGATGTACTCCTGTCTCGCCGGTGAATGTTCAATTCTCCGCGCCGGTTTCTAAAGTTTGGAAGAATCAGATCCATTTAAAGACTACCGACGGCAAAGTGATTCCGGTGGCAAAGAACCAATCGGATAGTGAAGAGGAAAATTCCTTCTATTCTCTTTCTTTCTCATCTCCTTTGCCTCCTAACGCCGAATTGCAGTTGGTTCTGCCGAAAGGAATCGTGGACGATATGGGAAGGCCTCTCCAAAATTTCGCCTCTTTCCCCTTGCCGTTTAAAACGGAGGACTTTCCACCTTTGGCTAAATTTTCCTCCGATTTCGGAGTCTTAGAAAAATTTCCGGAAGCTCTATTGCCTGTAACCGTTCGGAACATAGAAGCGCCCGTCTTCGCGCAACATCTGAATCCTCTTTCTCCCGAAGGAGAAGGGGAACTCATTCATGAGCAATGGGGAAAATTGAGCTCCAAAGGAAAGGAATTCCTAGGAAACGTTTTCGGTAAGGATGAGGAAAAGAAACCTAGCGGCGGAAAACCCTTGCAGGCTCAGTCGATCGTCATAGGTCCTTCCGATGTGAAGAATCTGATGCACTGGTACAGAAAAGGAAGAGAATACGATCATGAAAAATCCGTTTTCGAATCCTTGGATCAGAAAAAGCTTAAGTTCGGGATTCCGAGCCCGAACGGTCAGAAAAGATTCGAGGTAATCGGAATCCCTCTCAAAAAAAGCGGTTTGCACATCGTGGAGATTGAAAGCCCGATTCTCGGAGAATCTCTACATGAGAATAAAAAGCCGTATTATGTTCGCACTGCTGCTTTAGTTACGAACTTAAGCCTTCATTTTAAATGGGGAAAGTCTTCTTCGTTGGTTTGGGCTACGTCTCTGGACAAGGGTCTTCCTATGGAAGGTGTGGAAATAGGGATATACGATTGCAACGCGAATCTGATTTACCAAGGAACTACTGATTCCTCAGGTCTTTTTTCTTTTTCCAATAAAAACAACGGTGCGGAGGACAAGACCTGCTCCAATTCTCCGTTTTATAGCGGTCTATTTTTAGTAGGGAAAAAAGGAGACGATTTCACTTTCCTGCATTCGAGTTGGCAGGACGGAATCGAAACTTGGAGATACAATCTAAGCGGTGGATCCTACGACGGGGATTACCGTTATAAAACGGTGCTGGACCGACCTCTTTTCCGAGAAGGGGAAACGGTGCATATGAATCATATCGTTCGTAAAACCGACCCCTTCGGCTTCGAATATCCTAAAAACCCAGAGATTCCGACCGCGGTAATCGTGCAACACGAGGCCAGCGGTCAGAAATTCGAGATTCCGGTGCGCTGGTCCTCTTCTTTCACAGGAGAAACCGAGTTCCCCATTCCTAAAGACGTTATCTTGGGAGAATATTCGGTTTATCTAAAGCTTCCGCAAGATCGAACTGTGCAATCCGGAAGATTTACGGTGGCTCAGTTTCGTCTGCCTCTATTGAAAGGAGAATTGCAGGCGGACTCGGCAAAATTGGTCTCTCCGAAAGAAGTGCCTATCTCCGGATCGATCAGTTATCTCTCGGGTGGAAAGGCGGGATTATTACCGATCACCCTTCGTTCCTCTCTTCGAAATATAGGCGGGGCAAAATTCGCTTCTTACCCCGAATTTGAATTTTCGAACGGCACAGCGGTCAGCGCTTTTTCCCGCTACGACTACGGAGATGTAGAAGAGGGAACGGCCGCTTCTTCTCGTCAAGAATTCGGACAGATCAAAACTAAGACGGATGAGAATGGATTCTTATCCGAAAAAGTTTCCATTCCTAGGAAACTCGACGGAGTCCATTCTTTGGAAATGGAGATGGAATGGAAAGATCCTAATGGAGAAATCCAGACTGTAGGAAGATCCTTTCGTCTGCTTCCTTCTTCTTACCTGGTCGCTATCCAAAATGACGGATGGGTGGCTGTGAAAAATAAGATACGTTCCAAAGTGATCGTAGTGGATTCTTCCGGTTCTCCTGTTTCGGGAAAATCTGTGAAGGTGAAAGGTTGGGGAGTTCGATACATCTCGCATCGTAAAAGGATCGTGGGCGGATATTATGCTTACGATCATCGCTTGGAAAAGAAGGATTTGGGAGAAGTATGTTCCGGAAGCACGGACTCTCTGGGAAGATTGGATTGTCAAGGAGCCGTTTCCCAAGCGGGTCAGATTTATCTGGAGGCCAGGGTAGAAGGCGAGGAATCCTATGCTCATACCTCCGTTTGGGTGGTGAATGAAAAGGATCTTTGGTTCGGATCCACCGATCACGATCGAATGGACCTGATTCCGGAAAAGAAAAAATACGAGCCGGGAGACACCGCTAAATTCCAAGTTAGGATGCCTTTCAAGGCCGCTACAGCGCTTGTGACCGTGGAGAGGGAGGGAGTATTTCGCTCCTTCATACGGAATCTGAGCGGGAATGAGCCGGTAGTCGAAATTCCATTAGAGAAACATTATGGACCGAACGTTTTCGTCTCCGTACTTGCTGTGCGAGGAAGAGTCGAAGCGCCTAAGCCCACCGCCTTGATCGATTTGGCCAAGCCCGCTTTCAGATTGGGATTTGCGGAAATACAGGTGGGTTGGAAACCCTATGAATTGGATCTAAAGGTTTCTTCCGACAAGCAGGAATATAGGCCTAGAGAAAAGGCGAGGGTCAAAATCAAGCTTTCCGAAACGGATAGAGCGAATTGGAAGGGAGCTAAAATCACTATCGCGGCGGTGGATGAAAGTCTATTAGAACTAAAGCAAAATCTATCTTGGGATCTACTTTCTGCGATGATGGGACCGAGAGGGCTCTCCGTCCGAACTTCGACGGCTCAAATGTTCGTGGTCGGAAGAAGGCATTTCGGTTTGAAAAGCCTTCCCCCAGGAGGAGGTGGTGGTCAGTCCTCCACAAGGGAACTTTTCGACACGTTACTTTTTTGGAAAACGGATTTGGAACCGAATTCCGACGGAGAATTGGATTTGGAGATTCCTCTCAACGATTCTTTGACTTCTTTCCGGATCGTAGCGATCGGACTTAGCGGAGAAAATCGATTCGGTTCCGCCTCCACAAGTATCAGGTCATCCAAAGAAATTTTGGCTTACGCCAGCGCTTCTCCTTTCGTTCGGGAAAGCGATCGTATCCAAGCAGGGGTTTCTCTAAAGAACACTACTACCAAGCCCATATCGATAGATGTTTCCGCGGATACGAACCCGAATCTTGGATTACAAAAAAAGAATATTACTCTCGGTCCAAACGCTTCCGGAGTCGTTTTATGGGATTTCGAGGTGCCCAAGAATCTAACTTCCGTTCGTTACGAATTCCAAACGACTGCGGACTCGATCGGTTTTAAGGATAAGTTCGTATTCCAACAAAAGGTGGAGGGTTCCGTTCCCTTGCAAACTTTACAGGCGAATTTCTACCAACTCAAACCGAATGCGGAAATTCCTTTGGAGGAACCGGCGGACGCCGAGCCGAATCGAGGTAAGGTGGACGTTTCCCTAGCTCCGAGCCTGGTCTCCGGACCACTGGAGGGTATTAAGGGTTATATGTCCGCTTATCCTTATGATTGCTTGGAGCAGAAGCTCTCTCGTGCAGTTTCCTTGAACGATCCGGGACTATGGAAGGAAACGGTCGGCAAATTACCCAAGTATTTGGATTCGGACGGTCTCTTGCGTTTTTTCCCGGATTCTTATTCATACGGTAGCGTGGCACTTACGTCATACGCACTTTTATTGGCTTCTGAAGCGAAATGGGAGATTCCGGAGAAACCGAAGCAGGCTATGATAGGAGCGCTGAACCGTTTCATAGACGGAACATTATATCGATCCTCTCCCTTGGTGTCCACGGATACCATGCTTCGAAAAATCACCGCCTTGGAGGCCGTTTCCAAATACGGATCCGTAGAATCCTCCAAGATACGAGCCGTGCAAACGGATCCAAACCGACTCCCCGTGGAATCCTTGATTTCTCTTAGAAATCTATATAGGCAAACGAACTGGGATTCCGGTCAGAGAAAGAAATTGGACGAAGTTCTCCGTTCAAAATTAAGAATACAGGGAAGTTCCTACGAACTCTCCGGAGACGGATCCTATTTATGGTGGCTATTGTCCTCACGTGACACCGCTTCCGCGCGACTCTTAAATTCCATCATGGAGGACGGAACGTGGAAAGAGGAGACTCCTAAACTCTTACGAGGGCTTCTAAACCAATCCACTAGAGGTAAATTCGATTTAACCACGGCAAACGCTTTCGCAAGTATCGCCTTGAGAAGATACGGAAATATTTTCGAATCGGGAGAAGTTTCCGGGACTGCAAAACTGAAACTGGATTCTCAATCCGGACAGTTCGATTGGAAGAATAAGGAAGGAACGGTAAGTTTCGAATTTCCAAAAGGTAAATCCAAATTGGAAGTAAAGCAAGAAGGCAGCGGGGAACCTTATGCTTATGTGAAAACGATCTCGGCCATTCCTCTGAAAAAGCCGATTTATAGCGGATTGAGATTGGAAAAAGAAATTTTGGACCAAGACGGAAAACCGAAAACTAGCTTTAAAGAAGGGGATATCGTTCGAGTTCGATTAAAAATCAAATCCGAATTCTCCATATCTTGGTTGGTTCTAAAGGATCCGGTGCCCGGGGGCGCTACCATTTTAGGTTCCGGATTGGGACGGGATTCTTCCTTACTTTCGGAAACTGTAAAACAGAATTACTGGGATAGCCCTAGTTTTGTGGAAAGGAAATTCGAAGGGATGACCGCATATTACGAGTATTTCTTTCCCGGAGAAACGAGTTTCGAGTATATGTATCGGATCAATTCTCCCGGGAAATTCAATCTACCACCGACTAGATTGGAGGCGATGTACCAGCCGGAATTATTCTCCGTTATCCCGAATACGGACCAGGTAGTTTCTCCTACGAAATAG